From Edaphobacter lichenicola, the proteins below share one genomic window:
- a CDS encoding M28 family peptidase yields MIKIRLGICVAASVISFSTTLIAQSIPPAVKAAEASIDGEKIRAQVRFLSDDLLEGRGPGLRGSEIAAKYIATQFALYGLKPGGDNGTFLQQINFVGMKVIPEKTTMSLIPKKPAGMSIDLHSIDLTYADDYTVSNRMLTPSVDIDAPIVFVGYGAIAPEFQWDDYAGVDVKGKVILCIVGDPPSDDPNFFGGDALTYYGRWTYKFEEAARRGAVGALIIHRTDLASYGWDVVKNSNTSEKTYLRDDKDPQLEAASWIQLDVANKIFAASGLDANAEIVAAGKRGFKAVELPVRLQAHVESTVRPFQSPNVVGILPGANAGGKDQAVMYTAHYDHLGFVPGMAGDNIYNGAADNGTGCGMLLEMARAWAQSGVKLPHSLIFASVTAEEQGLLGSEYLGQHPPVPAGQIALDINYDMILPIGVPLETNVNGAQRTTFFPTVEATAKRFNLAIVPDPKPSAGSYYRSDHFSLSRVGIPAFSIETGNLYEGHDAAWGHKQHEEFTAHDYHNFSDNFHEDWDFSGNAKLDRFGMELGWEALSAPAMIQWKAKDEFEAARKASQGR; encoded by the coding sequence GTGATCAAGATTCGCTTGGGCATCTGTGTGGCAGCCTCCGTTATTTCTTTCTCTACAACTCTGATCGCCCAGTCGATTCCGCCTGCGGTGAAGGCGGCGGAGGCCTCGATTGACGGCGAGAAGATTCGCGCGCAGGTGCGCTTTCTTTCGGACGACCTACTGGAGGGACGCGGGCCTGGGCTGCGCGGGAGCGAGATTGCGGCGAAGTATATTGCGACGCAGTTTGCGCTGTATGGGTTGAAGCCGGGTGGGGATAACGGGACTTTTCTGCAGCAGATTAATTTTGTTGGGATGAAGGTGATTCCGGAGAAGACGACGATGTCGCTAATTCCGAAGAAGCCTGCGGGCATGTCGATTGATCTGCATTCGATCGATCTGACGTACGCGGACGACTATACGGTGAGCAATCGGATGCTAACGCCTAGCGTGGATATCGATGCGCCGATTGTGTTTGTTGGCTATGGTGCGATTGCGCCGGAGTTTCAGTGGGACGACTATGCGGGCGTGGATGTGAAGGGGAAGGTGATTCTTTGCATCGTGGGTGATCCGCCATCGGATGATCCGAACTTCTTTGGTGGCGATGCGCTGACTTACTACGGGCGGTGGACTTACAAGTTCGAAGAGGCGGCGCGTAGGGGTGCGGTGGGGGCGCTGATTATTCATCGCACGGATCTGGCGAGCTATGGCTGGGATGTGGTAAAGAACTCGAATACGAGCGAGAAGACTTATCTGCGGGATGACAAGGATCCGCAGCTGGAGGCGGCTAGCTGGATTCAGCTGGATGTGGCGAATAAGATCTTTGCGGCGAGTGGGCTGGATGCGAATGCGGAGATTGTGGCGGCGGGCAAGCGCGGGTTCAAGGCGGTGGAGTTGCCGGTGCGGTTGCAGGCGCATGTGGAGAGCACGGTGCGGCCGTTCCAGTCGCCGAATGTGGTGGGGATTTTGCCCGGAGCCAATGCCGGGGGCAAAGACCAGGCGGTGATGTATACAGCGCACTACGATCACCTGGGGTTTGTGCCGGGGATGGCTGGGGACAATATCTATAACGGAGCGGCGGACAATGGCACGGGCTGCGGGATGCTGCTGGAGATGGCGCGGGCGTGGGCGCAGTCGGGGGTGAAGCTGCCGCACTCTCTGATCTTCGCTTCGGTGACGGCGGAGGAGCAGGGGCTGCTGGGGTCGGAGTATCTGGGGCAGCATCCGCCGGTTCCTGCGGGGCAGATTGCGCTGGATATTAATTACGACATGATTCTGCCGATCGGTGTGCCGCTGGAGACGAATGTGAATGGGGCGCAGAGGACTACGTTCTTCCCGACGGTGGAGGCTACGGCGAAGAGGTTTAATCTTGCGATTGTGCCGGACCCGAAGCCTTCAGCGGGGAGCTACTATCGCTCGGACCACTTCAGTTTGTCGCGGGTGGGGATTCCGGCGTTCTCGATTGAGACTGGGAATCTTTATGAAGGGCATGACGCGGCGTGGGGACACAAGCAGCATGAGGAGTTCACGGCGCATGACTATCACAACTTCAGCGACAACTTCCATGAGGATTGGGACTTCAGCGGGAATGCGAAGCTCGACCGCTTTGGCATGGAGCTGGGGTGGGAGGCTTTGAGCGCGCCGGCGATGATTCAGTGGAAGGCGAAGGATGAGTTCGAGGCGGCGCGGAAGGCTAGCCAGGGGAGGTAG
- the hslV gene encoding ATP-dependent protease subunit HslV, whose amino-acid sequence MKPPSSSISKSSVPAKISTLPLGIAHPLGVAHPLDLGDGRRIRSTTVICVRRGDSVVMAADGQVSLGATIMKGSAKKIRRLYQDKVLAGFAGSTADAFSLFARFETKLEQYAGNLGRAAVELAKDWRTDKMLRQLEALLIVADSKHTFLLSGTGDVIDPDEGIATIGSGGSFALASARALMENTDLSAREIAVKSLKIAGQICIYTNDQMTVEELKSETAENQ is encoded by the coding sequence ATGAAGCCGCCTTCTTCCTCTATCTCCAAGTCGTCCGTTCCCGCTAAAATCTCCACTCTTCCGCTGGGCATTGCTCACCCGCTGGGCGTTGCTCACCCGCTGGATCTGGGCGACGGGCGGCGGATTCGCTCGACGACCGTCATCTGTGTGCGCCGCGGCGACTCCGTGGTGATGGCTGCCGATGGGCAGGTGTCGCTTGGCGCGACGATTATGAAGGGGTCGGCGAAGAAGATCCGGCGTCTGTACCAGGACAAGGTTCTGGCGGGATTTGCGGGATCGACTGCCGATGCGTTCTCGCTGTTTGCCCGGTTTGAGACGAAGCTTGAGCAGTATGCAGGCAACCTGGGGCGCGCGGCGGTGGAGTTGGCCAAGGACTGGCGCACGGACAAGATGCTGCGGCAGCTTGAAGCGCTGTTGATTGTGGCGGATTCGAAGCATACGTTTCTGCTGTCGGGGACCGGCGATGTGATCGATCCGGATGAGGGAATCGCGACCATCGGCAGCGGCGGCAGCTTTGCGTTGGCCAGCGCGCGGGCTTTGATGGAGAACACGGATTTAAGCGCCCGAGAGATTGCCGTGAAGAGTCTAAAGATTGCTGGACAGATCTGCATCTACACGAATGACCAGATGACGGTGGAAGAGCTGAAGTCCGAGACGGCAGAGAACCAGTAG
- a CDS encoding glycoside hydrolase family 27 protein, whose amino-acid sequence MKRFSAALAILLAIPATAQDKALAPTPPMGWNSWDAYGPAINESQFRANTVVLAAQLKEFGWQYVVIDAGWYLQNPENISMPQALRYTVNLRGQYEPAPNRFPSSAIGNGFKPLSDTVHDDGLRFGIHILRGIPKKTVFANTHIGATRYRASMAADTTDTCSWNPDNFGVKANLAGQAWYDALIKQYASWGVDYLKVDCIANPYKSAEIRMIHKAIERSGRPMVLSLSPGPTPLDHAGEVAKNAQMWRISADVWDHWDKDPEAEWSQSVKGQFAILAKWADQTRPGAWPDADMLPIGQLRPNPGEGKPRNSRLTEDEQRTMITLWAIARAPLFVGGNLTQMDDALRSLLTNQAVIDMDRDSTASEKNTEDGPLVTWTSHSIRGDKHYLAIFNLSDAPVYVDKTFAEYGYIDKAQYKVRDLWQRKELGLVNSFQVDLPPHGSVVYSLHD is encoded by the coding sequence ATGAAGCGTTTTAGCGCAGCTCTGGCGATTCTCCTCGCAATCCCGGCAACCGCCCAGGACAAAGCGCTAGCCCCTACACCGCCCATGGGATGGAACAGCTGGGACGCCTACGGTCCCGCCATCAACGAGTCCCAGTTCCGCGCCAACACCGTCGTTCTAGCCGCGCAGTTGAAGGAGTTCGGCTGGCAGTACGTCGTCATCGACGCAGGCTGGTACCTGCAGAACCCCGAGAACATCTCCATGCCGCAGGCTCTGCGCTACACCGTCAATCTGCGGGGACAGTACGAGCCCGCCCCCAACCGCTTCCCCTCTTCGGCAATCGGCAACGGCTTCAAACCACTCAGCGATACCGTCCACGACGACGGTCTCAGGTTCGGAATCCACATCCTCCGAGGCATACCCAAAAAGACCGTCTTCGCCAACACGCACATCGGCGCCACCCGCTACCGCGCCAGCATGGCCGCGGACACCACCGATACCTGCTCCTGGAACCCGGACAACTTCGGCGTCAAAGCCAACCTCGCCGGACAAGCCTGGTACGACGCATTGATCAAGCAGTACGCCTCCTGGGGCGTCGACTACCTCAAGGTCGACTGCATCGCAAACCCCTACAAGAGCGCCGAGATTCGCATGATCCATAAAGCCATCGAGCGATCCGGCCGTCCCATGGTCCTCAGCCTCTCCCCCGGCCCCACGCCGCTCGACCACGCCGGCGAGGTGGCAAAGAACGCGCAGATGTGGCGCATCTCAGCCGACGTATGGGACCACTGGGACAAAGACCCCGAGGCCGAATGGTCGCAGAGCGTAAAGGGTCAGTTCGCCATCCTCGCGAAGTGGGCCGATCAGACAAGACCCGGAGCGTGGCCGGATGCGGACATGCTCCCTATCGGCCAGCTCCGCCCAAACCCGGGCGAGGGCAAACCACGCAACTCAAGGCTCACCGAAGACGAGCAACGAACCATGATCACCCTCTGGGCCATCGCGCGCGCGCCCCTCTTTGTCGGCGGAAATCTCACCCAGATGGATGATGCGCTCAGGTCGCTTCTCACCAATCAGGCCGTCATCGACATGGACCGCGACTCTACAGCCAGCGAGAAGAACACCGAGGACGGACCCCTCGTCACCTGGACCTCGCACTCCATCCGCGGAGACAAGCACTATCTCGCCATCTTCAATCTGAGCGACGCGCCCGTTTACGTCGACAAGACCTTTGCCGAGTACGGCTACATCGACAAGGCACAGTACAAGGTCCGCGACCTCTGGCAGAGAAAAGAGCTAGGCCTGGTGAACTCCTTCCAGGTCGATCTCCCCCCGCACGGCTCCGTCGTCTACTCCCTCCACGACTAG
- the hslU gene encoding ATP-dependent protease ATPase subunit HslU: protein MAIFLPGAAEDQALALDEMTPREIVTELDKYVVGQHAAKRAVAIALRNRMRRQKLPPELADEIMPKNIIMIGPTGVGKTEIARRLAKLTNSPFLKVEASKFTEVGYVGRDVESIVRDLVEIAIDMVREEKMEEVEDKAELAAEDRLIDLLLPPTPTAATAAAATHEPGSNVIQLPVAGAADDSEEKPGDREHRTREKLRQQFREGKLDERTVELDVRDRNQPSFEVISNQGSEEMDINLKDMLPGLFGQRTKKRKMKVAEAFDYLVQEEESRLIDMDQVNRLAVERVEDSGIVFLDEIDKIAGREGGHGPDVSREGVQRDILPIVEGTTVSTKYGMVSTDHILFIAAGAFHVSKPSDLIPELQGRFPIRVELNSLTVNDFIRILTEPKSSLVKQSTALLETEGLKLEFTKEAIAEMAQFAFRVNETTENIGARRLHTILERVLDEISFQAPDLFKSPRAEITEEGVVGEVPVSASLTSEPQMPSPPLPVIERQTATGVEKVIVVDPEYVRQQVASIVKDQDLSRYIL, encoded by the coding sequence ATGGCAATTTTTCTACCTGGAGCCGCTGAAGATCAGGCGCTCGCACTCGATGAGATGACGCCGCGCGAGATCGTCACAGAGCTGGATAAGTACGTGGTAGGACAGCATGCGGCCAAGCGGGCGGTGGCGATTGCGTTGCGTAATCGCATGCGCAGGCAGAAGCTCCCCCCGGAGCTGGCCGATGAGATCATGCCGAAGAACATCATCATGATCGGGCCGACCGGCGTGGGGAAGACGGAGATTGCGCGAAGGTTGGCGAAGCTGACGAACTCGCCGTTTCTGAAGGTGGAAGCCTCGAAGTTTACCGAGGTCGGCTATGTTGGGCGCGATGTGGAGTCGATTGTGCGCGACCTGGTGGAGATCGCGATCGATATGGTTCGCGAAGAGAAGATGGAAGAGGTGGAGGATAAGGCGGAGCTTGCGGCGGAGGATCGTCTGATCGATCTGCTGCTGCCTCCGACGCCAACGGCTGCGACTGCCGCTGCGGCCACGCATGAGCCTGGAAGCAATGTGATTCAGCTTCCTGTGGCTGGGGCGGCGGATGACTCCGAGGAGAAGCCGGGGGATCGTGAGCACCGGACGAGAGAGAAGCTGCGGCAACAGTTTCGCGAGGGCAAGCTGGATGAGCGTACGGTGGAGCTGGATGTGCGCGACCGCAACCAGCCCAGCTTTGAGGTGATCTCTAATCAGGGCTCCGAGGAGATGGATATCAACCTGAAGGACATGCTGCCGGGGCTGTTTGGACAGCGCACGAAGAAGCGCAAGATGAAGGTGGCAGAGGCCTTCGACTACCTGGTGCAGGAGGAGGAAAGCAGGCTGATCGATATGGATCAGGTGAATCGGCTTGCGGTGGAGCGGGTGGAGGATTCGGGGATTGTGTTTCTGGATGAGATCGACAAGATTGCGGGGCGCGAAGGCGGGCATGGGCCGGATGTTTCGCGAGAAGGCGTGCAGCGGGATATTCTGCCGATCGTTGAAGGGACTACGGTTAGCACGAAGTATGGGATGGTCTCGACTGATCACATCTTGTTTATTGCTGCGGGCGCGTTTCATGTGTCGAAGCCGAGCGATCTGATTCCTGAGCTGCAGGGGCGTTTTCCGATTCGCGTGGAGCTTAACTCGTTGACGGTGAACGACTTTATTCGCATCTTGACGGAGCCGAAGTCTTCGCTGGTGAAGCAGTCTACGGCGCTATTGGAGACGGAGGGGTTGAAGCTGGAGTTTACGAAGGAGGCGATTGCGGAGATGGCGCAGTTTGCTTTCAGGGTGAACGAAACCACTGAAAACATTGGGGCTCGGAGGCTGCACACTATTCTGGAGCGTGTGCTCGATGAGATCAGCTTCCAGGCGCCGGATCTGTTCAAGAGTCCGCGGGCGGAGATTACGGAGGAGGGCGTGGTGGGCGAAGTGCCTGTTTCTGCGTCGCTTACGTCGGAGCCGCAGATGCCCTCGCCGCCGCTGCCGGTGATCGAGCGGCAGACTGCCACGGGCGTGGAGAAGGTCATCGTGGTCGATCCGGAGTATGTGCGGCAGCAGGTGGCTTCGATTGTGAAGGACCAGGATCTTTCGCGTTATATTTTGTAG
- a CDS encoding OsmC family protein: MDRTGSAVWHGKIMDGTGTISTQSGTLKNTQYSFKTRFADGVGTNPEELIAAAHAGCFTMALSGQLTEAGFTPDTIETTATLTLDVHGSPTITKIHLTTKGKIPGIDKAKFDELVHNAEIGCPVSKVLKAATITVDATLV, encoded by the coding sequence ATGGATCGCACTGGCAGCGCAGTATGGCATGGCAAGATTATGGACGGCACCGGCACCATTTCCACACAGAGCGGCACGTTGAAGAACACGCAGTACAGCTTCAAGACTCGTTTTGCTGATGGTGTTGGGACTAACCCTGAGGAGTTGATCGCGGCGGCACATGCGGGCTGCTTCACGATGGCTCTGAGCGGCCAGCTTACTGAGGCAGGCTTTACTCCCGACACCATTGAAACGACAGCGACGCTGACGCTCGATGTTCATGGGTCGCCTACAATCACCAAGATTCACCTGACCACGAAGGGGAAGATTCCTGGCATTGATAAGGCTAAGTTCGATGAGCTGGTGCACAATGCGGAGATCGGCTGCCCGGTGTCGAAGGTGTTGAAGGCCGCGACGATTACTGTCGACGCTACGCTGGTTTAG
- a CDS encoding glycoside hydrolase family 47 protein: MRFLGVVGTIVRVCGAALLGSGLLLGSGLLLIGSGVLNAQVAAAGAAQEPTFGTPTFGTAIDRAAMAERVKQEYLHGWNGYRQAAWGHDEVMPLTGKPHDWYGVSLHMTEIDGLDTMLLMGLTTEATEAREDLDKNLSFDQDIYVKNFEITIRCLGGLESAYEISGDKRLLALAEDLGDRLLPAFHSPTGIPYPFVNLKTGKVKGVETDPASSALLPEFGTLSKLTGKPVYYDAAKRAMVEIWKRRSGVGLLGGAINVDTGKWTDTTATVGSGTDSFYEYLLKCWLLFGDKDMQTMWQQATGPIHQYLEDEVRSGLWYGEAEMMTGKRTEQNYGALDAFFPALLALDGDMSRAQRLQLSNFQMWTAYGIEPEVMNYATFEVSDGGYQLRPEIIESTYYLHHLTGDPLYEHMGQMYYDSLVRWCRTPNAYAALSDVRTKAQKDDMESFFFAETLKYLYLLYAPDATVDWRRTVFNTEAHPLKRFD, encoded by the coding sequence ATGAGGTTTCTCGGAGTTGTTGGGACCATAGTGCGGGTGTGTGGAGCGGCGTTACTGGGCTCAGGGCTGTTACTGGGCTCAGGGCTGTTGTTGATTGGCTCAGGGGTGTTGAACGCGCAGGTTGCGGCGGCGGGGGCGGCGCAGGAGCCAACCTTTGGGACGCCAACCTTTGGAACGGCGATCGATCGTGCGGCGATGGCGGAGCGGGTGAAGCAGGAGTATCTGCATGGGTGGAACGGATACCGGCAGGCTGCGTGGGGACATGACGAGGTGATGCCGCTGACGGGCAAGCCGCACGACTGGTACGGCGTCTCGCTGCATATGACCGAGATCGATGGGCTGGACACCATGCTGCTGATGGGGCTGACGACGGAGGCCACCGAGGCGAGAGAGGATCTGGATAAGAACCTCAGCTTCGATCAGGACATCTATGTGAAGAACTTCGAGATCACGATCCGGTGTCTTGGCGGCCTGGAGAGTGCGTATGAGATCAGCGGAGATAAGCGGCTGCTTGCGCTGGCCGAGGACCTGGGCGACCGGCTGCTGCCGGCGTTTCATTCGCCGACCGGAATCCCTTATCCGTTTGTGAATCTGAAGACGGGTAAGGTGAAGGGCGTGGAGACCGATCCTGCGTCGAGCGCGCTGCTGCCGGAGTTTGGCACGCTGAGCAAACTGACGGGCAAGCCGGTGTACTACGACGCGGCGAAGCGGGCGATGGTGGAGATTTGGAAGCGGCGGTCGGGCGTGGGGCTGCTGGGCGGCGCGATCAACGTGGATACGGGCAAGTGGACCGATACGACCGCGACGGTGGGGAGCGGGACCGACTCGTTCTACGAATATCTGCTGAAGTGCTGGCTGCTGTTCGGCGACAAAGACATGCAGACGATGTGGCAGCAGGCGACGGGTCCGATCCATCAGTATCTGGAGGATGAGGTGCGCAGCGGTCTCTGGTATGGAGAGGCTGAGATGATGACGGGCAAGCGGACGGAGCAGAACTACGGGGCTCTCGATGCGTTCTTTCCGGCGCTGCTGGCGCTCGATGGAGACATGAGCAGAGCGCAGAGGCTGCAGCTTTCTAACTTTCAGATGTGGACGGCCTACGGGATTGAGCCTGAGGTGATGAACTACGCGACGTTCGAGGTGAGCGATGGGGGGTATCAGTTGCGGCCGGAGATTATTGAGTCGACGTACTATCTCCACCACCTGACGGGCGATCCGCTGTATGAGCATATGGGGCAGATGTACTACGACTCGCTGGTGCGATGGTGCCGCACGCCGAATGCGTATGCGGCGCTGAGCGATGTGCGGACGAAGGCGCAGAAGGATGATATGGAGAGCTTCTTCTTTGCGGAGACGCTGAAGTATCTGTATCTGCTGTATGCGCCAGATGCGACGGTGGATTGGAGGCGTACGGTCTTCAATACCGAAGCGCATCCGCTGAAAAGATTCGATTGA
- a CDS encoding glycerophosphodiester phosphodiesterase family protein — protein sequence MLTSTRTVLSASLLLTTATLTAQQPPMQNPFLGLMTAADKHARAHNAQTPVLSPLDATLLGSNPPVNVAELHKARFKVVPWTTNDPAKMRALIDLRVDGIISDRPDLLQQVVKEEAAAHPSEAVYFKSFDVSAHRGGRGLRPENTLPSFEDGLDHLSTTLETDTGVTADHVSLIWHDQFLNPESCRRVDGAPYTLENRVYTRDISLAEAQSTFICDKLHPQFPDQKNDPALSPVAVAFAKQEHLISPYVPTHAEQLFRFTRFYAGYYRTGAGKSHPEAAARAANAEKVRFNLETKILPLPNDPAGPNPPLVNAHAEPTTNHTVDPQTFVNTLCGAIVRNHMEARAEVQSFDFRTLILVEEQFPKIPTYYLTESPKMLSTEFVPAALRQ from the coding sequence ATGTTAACCTCGACGCGAACGGTTTTATCCGCAAGCCTCCTCCTCACCACCGCAACCCTCACCGCCCAGCAGCCCCCCATGCAAAATCCCTTCCTCGGACTCATGACCGCCGCCGACAAGCATGCCAGAGCGCACAACGCCCAGACGCCGGTGCTCTCCCCGCTCGATGCAACCCTCTTAGGCTCCAACCCACCGGTCAACGTGGCGGAGCTTCACAAAGCGCGTTTCAAGGTCGTTCCCTGGACCACCAACGATCCGGCGAAGATGCGCGCCCTCATCGATCTTCGCGTCGATGGCATCATCTCCGACCGTCCTGACCTCCTTCAACAGGTCGTGAAGGAGGAAGCCGCCGCACACCCCAGCGAAGCCGTTTACTTCAAGAGCTTCGACGTCTCGGCTCATCGCGGAGGCCGCGGTCTGCGCCCCGAAAACACGCTGCCCTCCTTTGAGGACGGACTTGATCATCTGAGCACCACGCTCGAGACCGACACCGGCGTTACAGCCGATCATGTGTCTCTGATATGGCACGATCAGTTCCTGAATCCAGAGTCGTGCCGTCGGGTGGATGGTGCCCCCTACACCCTCGAAAACCGCGTCTACACTCGCGACATCTCGCTCGCCGAAGCACAGAGCACCTTCATCTGCGACAAGCTGCATCCGCAGTTTCCCGACCAGAAGAACGATCCCGCGCTCTCGCCTGTAGCGGTAGCCTTCGCGAAACAGGAGCATCTCATCAGCCCCTATGTTCCGACCCACGCGGAACAACTCTTTCGCTTCACCCGCTTCTACGCCGGGTACTATCGCACTGGAGCGGGCAAGTCCCATCCCGAAGCGGCTGCGCGCGCGGCGAATGCGGAGAAGGTCCGCTTCAACCTCGAGACGAAGATCCTACCTTTGCCCAATGATCCAGCCGGGCCTAACCCGCCTCTAGTCAACGCCCACGCGGAACCAACGACCAATCACACAGTCGACCCGCAAACCTTTGTAAACACGCTGTGTGGGGCGATTGTGCGGAACCATATGGAGGCGCGAGCCGAGGTGCAGAGCTTTGACTTCCGGACCCTGATCCTGGTCGAGGAGCAGTTCCCGAAGATTCCCACCTACTACCTCACCGAATCGCCGAAGATGCTGAGCACGGAGTTCGTCCCGGCTGCCTTGCGGCAGTAA
- the ruvB gene encoding Holliday junction branch migration DNA helicase RuvB, whose product MDSFKNKPKIDLNQARSTEAERLVSAGKAEDDDAFELKLRPTRLAEFIGQEKAKEQLAIALEAAKSRGEALDHVLLFGPPGLGKTTLATIIANELGVGYQQTSGPALQIQGDLTAILTNLRERQVLFLDEIHRLQPVLEEKLYTALEDYKLDIIIGQGPAARTHVMEIRPFTFVAATTRPGLLSSPLRSRFGILLRLEFYTDDQLRFVVERSAEVLGVPIDQDGAAEIAMRSRGTPRIANRLLRRVRDYAQVRAKGVIDRPTAQAALSLLEVDAHGFDELDRRLLRTIIEKYDGGPVGLNTLAAALAEEQDALEEVYEPFLIQIGFLDRTPRGRVATRLAYEHLGIEMPRKLSLF is encoded by the coding sequence GTGGACTCCTTCAAAAACAAACCGAAGATCGATCTCAATCAAGCACGATCGACCGAAGCCGAGCGTCTCGTCTCCGCCGGCAAAGCCGAAGACGACGATGCCTTCGAACTTAAGCTCCGCCCCACGCGCCTCGCCGAGTTCATCGGTCAGGAAAAAGCCAAAGAGCAGCTCGCGATTGCCCTCGAAGCGGCAAAATCCCGCGGCGAAGCCCTCGACCACGTCCTCCTCTTCGGCCCTCCCGGCTTGGGTAAGACGACTCTAGCCACCATCATCGCGAACGAGCTGGGCGTCGGCTACCAGCAGACCTCAGGCCCAGCGCTGCAGATTCAAGGCGACCTCACCGCCATCCTCACCAACCTGCGCGAACGCCAGGTCCTCTTCCTCGACGAGATTCACCGGCTCCAGCCCGTCCTTGAGGAGAAGCTCTACACCGCGTTAGAGGACTACAAGCTCGACATCATCATCGGCCAGGGCCCCGCCGCCCGCACCCACGTGATGGAGATTCGCCCCTTCACCTTCGTAGCCGCAACCACGCGCCCCGGCCTGCTATCCTCCCCACTGCGCAGCCGCTTCGGCATCCTCCTGCGCCTCGAGTTCTACACCGACGACCAGCTCCGCTTCGTAGTCGAGCGCTCCGCCGAAGTCCTTGGTGTCCCCATCGATCAGGACGGCGCTGCCGAGATCGCGATGCGCTCCCGCGGAACTCCACGTATCGCCAATCGCCTGTTACGCCGAGTCCGCGACTACGCGCAGGTACGAGCGAAAGGCGTTATCGACCGCCCCACAGCGCAGGCAGCTCTCTCCCTCCTCGAAGTAGATGCCCACGGCTTCGACGAGCTGGACCGTCGTCTCCTCCGCACCATCATCGAAAAGTACGATGGAGGCCCCGTTGGCCTCAACACCCTGGCCGCAGCGCTGGCCGAAGAACAGGACGCGCTGGAGGAGGTCTACGAGCCCTTCCTCATCCAGATAGGCTTCCTGGACCGCACCCCAAGAGGTCGAGTAGCCACGCGCCTGGCCTACGAGCACTTAGGCATCGAGATGCCCCGCAAACTAAGCCTCTTCTAG
- a CDS encoding cation diffusion facilitator family transporter: MHMVATPNSKMQRVLQLSMVLTLAYVGATFYFGLRAHSLALISEAGHNVSDLLAIVLSFVAVYFQARPATDQKTFGYQRAGVLAAFVNAATLVVLSLWIAFAAIHRFSAPVEVQPKLMMYVAAAGVLMNGTIATLLWKFSGDVNIRSVFLHMLGDTLSTAAVIAGGAAIFFTHMSWIDPVLSILIAGMILYSSIGIIRETLNILLEGTPRNLELGEIRQAMASVGGVLNVHDLHVWSLGSQSHALASHVTIAEMPMSECSSILADIKCALRDRFHITHTTIQFEITGCETTYGCAAPPEFEAIGAHSHGHDHHGHAH; this comes from the coding sequence ATGCACATGGTCGCCACTCCGAACAGCAAGATGCAGCGAGTCTTGCAGCTGTCCATGGTGCTCACCCTGGCCTATGTCGGAGCGACCTTCTACTTCGGTCTGCGGGCACACTCCCTGGCCCTCATCTCCGAGGCCGGGCACAACGTCAGCGACCTGCTCGCCATTGTGCTGTCCTTCGTAGCCGTTTATTTTCAGGCACGTCCCGCAACCGATCAGAAGACCTTCGGATACCAGCGTGCCGGTGTCCTCGCCGCGTTCGTCAACGCCGCAACCCTCGTCGTGCTCTCTTTATGGATCGCCTTTGCCGCCATCCACCGTTTCAGCGCACCCGTCGAAGTGCAGCCTAAGCTGATGATGTACGTCGCCGCCGCCGGTGTGCTGATGAACGGCACCATCGCGACCCTGCTCTGGAAGTTCTCCGGCGACGTCAACATCCGCAGCGTCTTCCTGCACATGCTCGGCGACACGCTCTCCACCGCCGCGGTCATCGCAGGCGGCGCTGCCATCTTCTTCACCCACATGTCGTGGATCGACCCGGTGCTCTCCATCCTCATCGCCGGCATGATCCTCTATAGTTCCATCGGAATCATTCGCGAGACGCTGAATATTCTGCTGGAAGGCACTCCGCGCAACCTTGAACTCGGCGAGATCCGTCAGGCCATGGCTTCGGTAGGCGGCGTCCTCAACGTTCACGACCTCCATGTCTGGAGCCTCGGCTCACAGTCCCACGCGCTTGCCAGTCACGTCACCATCGCCGAGATGCCCATGTCCGAGTGCAGCAGCATCCTCGCGGACATCAAGTGCGCTCTGCGCGACCGCTTTCACATCACCCACACCACGATCCAGTTTGAAATCACCGGCTGCGAGACCACCTATGGCTGCGCTGCGCCTCCAGAGTTTGAGGCAATCGGCGCCCATAGCCACGGGCATGACCATCACGGCCACGCTCACTAG